The Nocardia arthritidis genome has a window encoding:
- a CDS encoding WhiB family transcriptional regulator: protein MNRDWMVKAACRGVYDPFFDDDLSADAKEWCATCPVWRECLGNALVSGEDHGVWGGFTAAERRALRKCLRLTAGRGRGAAARRALIAQLASAQSPRAAAEDFKREASRRAAS, encoded by the coding sequence ATGAACCGCGACTGGATGGTCAAGGCCGCATGCCGCGGTGTATACGACCCGTTCTTCGACGATGACCTGAGTGCGGATGCGAAAGAATGGTGCGCGACCTGTCCGGTATGGCGAGAGTGCTTGGGAAACGCTCTGGTCAGCGGCGAAGACCACGGCGTCTGGGGCGGATTTACCGCCGCCGAACGTCGAGCGTTGCGGAAATGCCTTCGTCTGACGGCAGGGCGAGGTCGTGGCGCGGCAGCACGCCGTGCGCTTATTGCGCAGTTGGCATCCGCACAGAGCCCGAGGGCCGCTGCGGAGGACTTCAAGCGGGAGGCGAGTCGGAGGGCAGCATCATGA
- a CDS encoding DUF2637 domain-containing protein, whose protein sequence is MTKPIVYQAAMNVPPVIMLARVVAIVTTIGIGVAGFVLSFAALWDLAIKAGQPPRLAWLWPVIIDGTIVQSTVAIVALAPYLDTGRHRRFFWTVLTGAASISISGNGFHAWINAGPLPALVAAAIAAVAPVSLLAATHGLAILARTSAHSEAHNYGSIDERISNSVALQHRNESFLTRHWADSTESEQTVSQGVSEERWWEVAEQVCAADPTGQRDPQVVARILHLKYEAGWSHRRIGRDVDTHHSTVGRILDAADKARRPSEAVSS, encoded by the coding sequence ATGACCAAACCTATTGTCTACCAGGCGGCAATGAATGTTCCGCCGGTCATCATGCTGGCCCGCGTGGTCGCCATTGTCACCACCATCGGGATCGGTGTCGCGGGCTTCGTGCTGTCATTCGCGGCCTTATGGGATCTCGCGATCAAGGCCGGACAACCGCCTCGGCTGGCGTGGCTGTGGCCCGTCATCATCGACGGGACGATTGTGCAGTCCACCGTGGCGATCGTGGCATTGGCACCGTACCTGGATACCGGACGGCACCGGAGGTTCTTCTGGACGGTACTGACCGGAGCCGCTTCTATTAGCATTTCCGGCAACGGTTTTCACGCATGGATCAACGCGGGGCCGCTGCCAGCGCTCGTCGCGGCCGCAATCGCTGCCGTCGCGCCGGTCAGCCTCCTGGCCGCGACCCATGGGCTGGCCATTCTTGCTCGGACCAGCGCCCACTCTGAGGCTCACAATTACGGGTCGATCGACGAGCGAATCTCGAATTCTGTTGCCCTGCAGCATCGGAACGAGTCTTTCCTGACTCGCCACTGGGCCGACTCAACTGAATCCGAACAGACTGTATCGCAAGGAGTTTCGGAGGAACGCTGGTGGGAGGTCGCCGAGCAGGTCTGTGCGGCCGACCCGACCGGTCAGCGAGACCCGCAGGTTGTCGCGCGAATTCTGCACCTGAAATACGAAGCAGGCTGGTCGCATCGGCGGATCGGTCGAGATGTCGACACGCACCACTCGACTGTAGGGCGGATTCTCGACGCGGCGGACAAGGCGCGTCGCCCATCGGAAGCGGTGTCGTCATGA
- a CDS encoding SCO6880 family protein, protein MTTHVYETASTYERRSYGLWQRPRSAGLFGLRWGETVLGFVVVIAALLACVIVGVRVGLVVAGAGAVALVPLVWRHGGRSGYETGWIRLRWMLARRHGEHIYRGGRFSRIPGGTTQLPGLLAGARCYEGIDSGGYRFAMIHLPKFAQYTVVLRVWPQGHEAVDQPLIDQWVAAWGTFLASLGQTSDIAAVTTLIDTIPETGNRLLAEIDAITRSGAPAIAKAVMAELAEELPTDGVQLSGRCAITFTAATAERRKNPAEQAVEIARRLPGICAALADAGVRARPMNAGEVIAVVRRSYDPAAQADLEVAAADPEGHGLDWSDTGPVSHEERWDHYIHDGGRSVTWEMDAAPEGTVDEHVLQRLLAPNPQTPRKRVALVFRPHTAADAAEIVDDDYKNALVAQQSERGVVSAAAVLRVEATQHTREEQARGHGLARFGALITVTEPLDGDLPGIEAIVRDLSTQARLKIRRCYRYQAAAFAASLGCGVILPEHATVPKALG, encoded by the coding sequence ATGACTACGCATGTGTACGAGACCGCCTCGACCTACGAGCGTCGCTCCTACGGATTGTGGCAGCGCCCTCGCTCAGCGGGATTGTTCGGATTGCGTTGGGGAGAAACGGTTCTCGGATTCGTGGTCGTAATCGCCGCGCTGCTGGCGTGTGTGATTGTGGGTGTTCGCGTCGGTCTTGTCGTTGCAGGCGCGGGAGCGGTCGCTTTAGTGCCGCTCGTCTGGCGCCACGGTGGCCGATCCGGATACGAGACCGGCTGGATTCGACTCCGATGGATGCTGGCCCGGCGGCACGGCGAGCACATCTACCGCGGCGGGCGGTTCTCCCGCATCCCTGGTGGCACGACCCAGCTACCCGGGCTGCTCGCTGGGGCTCGTTGCTATGAGGGGATCGATTCCGGCGGATACCGCTTCGCGATGATCCACCTGCCGAAGTTCGCCCAATACACTGTGGTGCTTCGGGTTTGGCCACAAGGCCACGAGGCCGTCGATCAACCGCTCATCGATCAGTGGGTCGCCGCATGGGGAACGTTCCTCGCCTCGCTCGGCCAGACCAGCGATATCGCGGCAGTCACCACGCTGATCGATACGATTCCGGAAACCGGGAACCGGCTGCTGGCCGAAATCGACGCCATCACCCGCTCGGGTGCTCCAGCGATCGCGAAGGCGGTGATGGCCGAACTCGCGGAGGAACTCCCGACAGACGGAGTCCAGCTATCCGGCCGATGCGCGATCACCTTCACCGCCGCCACGGCGGAACGGCGCAAGAACCCCGCCGAACAGGCCGTCGAGATCGCTCGCCGACTGCCGGGCATCTGCGCCGCGCTGGCCGATGCCGGAGTCCGGGCACGACCGATGAACGCCGGAGAGGTGATCGCGGTCGTTCGACGCAGCTACGACCCGGCCGCGCAAGCGGATCTGGAAGTAGCGGCAGCCGACCCGGAGGGCCACGGCCTGGATTGGTCTGACACCGGCCCGGTTTCGCACGAGGAGAGGTGGGACCACTACATCCACGACGGCGGCCGGTCGGTGACATGGGAGATGGACGCCGCGCCGGAGGGAACTGTCGACGAGCATGTGTTGCAACGGCTTTTGGCTCCGAACCCGCAGACTCCGCGTAAGCGCGTCGCGCTCGTGTTCCGTCCGCACACCGCCGCGGACGCTGCCGAGATCGTCGATGACGATTACAAGAACGCCCTCGTCGCACAGCAATCCGAACGCGGTGTCGTCTCGGCGGCGGCGGTGTTGCGCGTGGAGGCTACCCAGCACACCCGCGAGGAGCAGGCGCGCGGGCACGGTCTAGCTCGCTTCGGTGCGCTGATCACGGTCACCGAACCGCTCGACGGTGACCTGCCGGGAATCGAAGCAATCGTTCGAGATCTGTCGACGCAGGCCCGATTGAAGATTCGGCGCTGCTACCGCTACCAAGCCGCCGCGTTCGCGGCCTCGCTCGGGTGCGGAGTGATTCTGCCTGAACATGCCACCGTACCGAAGGCATTGGGGTGA
- a CDS encoding DUF6668 family protein, whose translation MLTWIDNRHRTPAIAGVVAPPAHRRAPIWAGPVPVGECQPLAWLLGAHGGAGVSCLERCLPHTVDCGGRWPAVIGMESRFVVVVARETIVGITAAHDLLRQHACGLAGPSTVLGLVTVAARPGRLQSDIRRYRSVVAGLVEHSWRVNWHNEWLVTPIKDLPEWNPDSSTRQRSSHTEAFIPGDVVRLGTELDAAVRDAVAASGACADPEGGFDIAS comes from the coding sequence ATGCTGACCTGGATTGATAATCGTCACCGTACGCCGGCGATTGCGGGAGTTGTCGCACCTCCGGCTCATCGGAGAGCGCCGATCTGGGCGGGCCCGGTTCCAGTAGGGGAGTGTCAGCCGCTGGCGTGGTTGCTGGGTGCGCACGGCGGCGCCGGAGTGAGCTGTCTCGAGCGGTGTCTACCGCACACGGTTGACTGCGGCGGGCGCTGGCCTGCGGTGATCGGTATGGAATCGCGGTTCGTCGTTGTCGTGGCTCGGGAGACGATCGTGGGCATCACCGCGGCACACGATCTGCTCCGGCAACACGCCTGCGGTCTTGCTGGTCCGTCCACTGTCCTTGGATTGGTGACGGTGGCTGCTCGGCCGGGTCGGCTGCAGTCCGACATTCGCCGCTATCGCAGCGTTGTGGCCGGGTTGGTCGAGCATTCGTGGCGGGTGAACTGGCACAACGAATGGCTCGTCACGCCGATCAAGGATCTCCCCGAGTGGAATCCGGATTCGTCCACACGCCAGCGGAGCTCCCATACAGAGGCATTCATCCCCGGTGATGTCGTTCGGCTGGGAACCGAGCTCGATGCGGCCGTCCGTGATGCGGTCGCTGCATCCGGTGCCTGCGCTGATCCGGAGGGAGGGTTCGACATTGCCTCCTAA
- a CDS encoding cutinase family protein has translation MYALGVQGTGESSPDAAPTTDTGMLSTVFRPLLANAGDIVAREYIPYEASFGGATSGGSAPYAQSVAGGLDRLRDRAREITQRCSSTRLALVGYSQGANVVSMFAQDIGSGGTGVPADRVAAVALFADPTRNPGASVFPGAPDKQRPDPAPGTSGGAVAAIPVVTQSPVAGGGIGPQRDLAANFGSLTGRVATFCVPADLACDAPDNAPVLRAVANIAGQSELSGGDPVASLSSIAQALAFTAIKTATAVVNEDIQGQSLSELSITPKKSLSRRIAEASDPRTPVDVNAAVRALMKVGTIGLNAVVTVARTMLTPSNIAELTAVGLSDPAVALALFGQKLAGAVVQLVPPATSNRLVQQAFQVVTDNVTDNSDLLNTATWVRYWDTIQRHTAYGSTPVAANGETAVQYVADWFAAAAKDIAGAGQAVGK, from the coding sequence TTGTACGCCCTCGGAGTGCAGGGCACAGGGGAGTCCTCGCCGGATGCGGCACCGACAACCGATACGGGGATGTTGTCGACGGTGTTCCGTCCGTTGCTGGCGAATGCCGGGGATATTGTTGCGCGGGAATACATTCCGTACGAGGCGAGCTTCGGCGGCGCGACGTCGGGTGGTTCGGCGCCCTATGCGCAGTCGGTAGCCGGTGGGCTGGATCGGCTGCGGGACAGGGCTCGTGAGATCACACAGCGGTGTTCGTCGACGCGGCTCGCGCTGGTGGGCTATTCCCAAGGCGCGAACGTCGTTTCGATGTTCGCCCAGGACATCGGCTCCGGTGGTACCGGCGTTCCGGCGGATCGGGTCGCCGCAGTGGCGTTGTTCGCAGATCCAACGAGAAATCCTGGGGCATCGGTGTTTCCAGGTGCGCCGGACAAGCAGCGGCCCGACCCGGCGCCCGGTACATCCGGCGGTGCCGTGGCTGCGATTCCGGTAGTGACCCAATCGCCCGTCGCGGGCGGTGGAATCGGGCCGCAGCGTGACCTTGCCGCCAACTTCGGCTCGCTGACCGGTCGGGTAGCGACGTTTTGCGTTCCGGCGGACCTGGCGTGCGATGCGCCGGACAACGCGCCGGTTCTGCGGGCGGTAGCGAATATCGCTGGCCAGTCGGAACTTTCCGGAGGAGATCCGGTGGCGTCGCTGTCCTCGATCGCGCAGGCGCTGGCATTCACCGCGATCAAGACGGCGACCGCGGTGGTGAACGAAGATATTCAAGGGCAGTCGCTCTCGGAGCTGTCGATCACCCCGAAGAAGTCGCTGTCTCGCAGGATCGCTGAAGCTTCCGATCCACGCACACCGGTCGATGTGAATGCCGCTGTTCGGGCGTTGATGAAGGTCGGGACGATTGGGCTCAACGCGGTGGTGACCGTCGCTCGCACGATGCTGACGCCGTCGAATATCGCCGAGTTGACGGCCGTGGGGCTCAGTGATCCTGCTGTCGCACTCGCGCTGTTCGGGCAGAAACTGGCCGGAGCCGTAGTACAGCTGGTCCCGCCTGCGACATCGAATCGGTTGGTACAGCAGGCATTTCAGGTAGTGACGGACAACGTCACCGACAACTCGGATCTGCTGAATACCGCAACGTGGGTTCGCTACTGGGACACGATTCAGCGCCATACCGCATACGGTTCGACACCGGTCGCGGCGAACGGTGAAACCGCGGTTCAGTACGTGGCCGACTGGTTCGCCGCCGCGGCGAAAGACATCGCCGGTGCTGGACAGGCGGTAGGGAAATGA
- a CDS encoding DUF6545 domain-containing protein has product MNYDSPTNLPLRIAVVAIIALWRCWQMTRRRPTTASLIITVAILGSCGSLIFEAIAHAQSRAGTGRVYIMLSLQVICLAIMLVALCAYYAVAADTRQARNLVLLVASIGFISCGIALGLSFQVAPGRELWDFQHSDTLRWYFASTLFFPVATAVGGLLAARSARRAFGALRVALGMAAAGLWLLAAVGIVTPISYWNGRNTPDSLATVGPPGTVGEPLKTFIYVGFNGGCVLVVISWAAVAIAHRARQLREIRDAWRDTRDMRKLRDDLSTVAPELSFPRTGWTPLLLKPHAARMTALIECRDRLITLSPRLAAELNPEEYQNPRSVAAALQQLRGIGALHQPSNQVQAVPILTDSGAYGRDQLISLARSYSRQGKETSAW; this is encoded by the coding sequence ATGAATTACGACTCTCCAACCAATCTGCCGCTGCGGATAGCCGTCGTTGCGATCATCGCGCTCTGGCGTTGCTGGCAGATGACACGCCGCCGCCCCACCACCGCGTCCTTGATCATTACGGTGGCCATCCTGGGCTCATGCGGCAGCCTGATCTTCGAGGCCATCGCGCATGCTCAGTCCAGAGCAGGCACCGGGCGCGTGTACATCATGCTGTCGCTGCAGGTGATCTGCTTGGCGATCATGCTGGTGGCGCTGTGTGCCTATTACGCAGTTGCCGCCGATACCCGGCAAGCACGCAATCTCGTCCTTCTCGTGGCCAGTATCGGCTTCATCTCATGCGGAATTGCTCTCGGGCTGTCCTTCCAGGTCGCACCCGGTCGCGAACTGTGGGATTTCCAGCACTCCGACACTCTGCGCTGGTACTTCGCCAGCACATTGTTCTTCCCAGTAGCGACAGCCGTCGGCGGCCTGCTCGCAGCTCGGTCTGCCCGCCGTGCCTTCGGCGCGTTGCGCGTTGCGCTCGGCATGGCGGCAGCCGGCCTTTGGCTGCTGGCCGCAGTCGGCATCGTCACCCCCATCAGCTATTGGAACGGCCGCAATACCCCCGACTCGCTAGCGACGGTAGGCCCGCCGGGCACCGTGGGTGAACCGCTGAAGACGTTCATCTACGTCGGCTTCAACGGCGGCTGCGTACTGGTGGTGATCAGCTGGGCCGCCGTGGCCATCGCCCATCGCGCCCGACAACTACGTGAGATTCGCGATGCATGGCGAGACACCCGAGACATGCGCAAGCTTCGCGATGATCTCAGCACCGTCGCTCCCGAATTGTCTTTCCCCCGGACAGGCTGGACTCCCCTGCTGTTGAAACCGCACGCCGCACGCATGACCGCGCTCATCGAGTGCCGCGACCGACTGATCACGCTCAGCCCGCGCCTGGCCGCCGAACTGAACCCCGAGGAATACCAAAACCCCCGTTCCGTGGCGGCAGCGCTACAACAACTACGGGGCATCGGCGCCCTCCATCAACCCTCCAACCAGGTCCAGGCAGTACCGATCCTCACCGACTCCGGCGCATACGGCCGAGACCAACTGATCTCGTTGGCCCGCAGCTACTCCCGACAAGGCAAGGAGACTTCCGCATGGTGA
- a CDS encoding FAD-dependent oxidoreductase — MVTIVGGGIAGSVLAGALARHGEQVTLYEQQPAGPGAGAFLFIDGRGHNALTTLGVSEAELHEASCPLVELQYRNSAGFSGGRPSAGHRFWMRRALMKILTDFVDTSGAELHYGHPITDVSRNGSGCILHQGDQAITVDDLIIGADGIDSVVRTRLEPDRVPVYAGDVVLYGMTTAPLDLPTDPAVLHFFAETAPDNSSFSTLGHIWRPGDDNALWFLRIAREPLTDGDDLGLRPVDEWADAVLETTPSNQELAQAFIENTDVVHVSNARNVPLDNAAEPTTPALLIGDADHAITPAAGVGARDALEDVLAVYQALATGESPSAAMAQRRKQITTEREQVQRAMRRN, encoded by the coding sequence ATGGTGACCATCGTCGGCGGCGGAATCGCAGGCTCGGTTCTCGCCGGAGCCCTCGCACGGCACGGCGAGCAGGTCACCCTCTACGAGCAACAGCCTGCCGGGCCCGGCGCTGGCGCTTTCCTGTTCATCGACGGCCGCGGCCACAATGCACTCACCACCCTCGGCGTATCCGAAGCCGAGCTGCACGAAGCGTCGTGTCCGCTGGTGGAGCTTCAGTACCGGAACAGCGCCGGGTTCAGCGGTGGACGGCCTAGCGCTGGGCATCGCTTTTGGATGCGCCGCGCGCTGATGAAGATCCTGACCGACTTCGTTGACACCTCCGGCGCCGAACTGCACTACGGCCACCCCATCACCGATGTATCCCGCAACGGATCCGGCTGCATCCTTCATCAGGGCGATCAGGCCATCACCGTCGACGATCTGATCATCGGTGCCGACGGAATCGACTCCGTCGTGCGGACCCGTCTGGAGCCAGACCGCGTACCGGTGTACGCCGGTGACGTCGTGCTCTACGGGATGACCACCGCACCCCTGGACCTCCCCACCGACCCCGCCGTACTGCACTTCTTCGCCGAAACCGCCCCCGACAACAGCTCATTCAGCACCCTCGGACACATCTGGCGCCCCGGCGACGACAACGCACTCTGGTTCCTCCGCATCGCCCGCGAACCCCTGACCGACGGCGATGACCTCGGCCTGCGACCAGTCGACGAATGGGCCGACGCCGTACTCGAAACGACACCATCCAATCAGGAACTGGCCCAAGCGTTTATCGAAAACACCGACGTCGTGCACGTCAGCAATGCACGCAACGTCCCCCTCGACAATGCAGCCGAACCCACCACACCCGCACTCCTCATCGGAGACGCCGACCACGCCATCACCCCCGCTGCCGGAGTCGGCGCCCGCGATGCCCTCGAAGACGTACTCGCCGTCTACCAAGCCCTGGCAACAGGCGAATCACCTTCAGCCGCAATGGCACAACGACGCAAACAAATCACCACCGAACGCGAGCAAGTCCAGCGCGCCATGCGCCGGAACTGA
- a CDS encoding phosphotransferase, protein MATELSPRRAAELHAAVVDACAQMNLAADGAELIKYTVNAVYRLAAPVIVRVGSGDVGQARGQRLVEVARWLADRNAPIAQLVEGDQPVHVGERYTVTFWHELPVKEDWTAQDLVSPLRALHHLVPDESVPAWDPFETARRRLAGADPSIPSGDLAWLRDQWLATEQDYLASKRAMPMGVIHGDPHIGNLLLDGGGRVVLCDLDETGIGPLAWDLVPQAVGAARFNRASFYSQFVDAYGSDVRDEPYWPVLARIRELIMVTSVLPDLGHRPDVAAQHAHRLATLRSGRTAALWQRYQ, encoded by the coding sequence GTGGCGACCGAACTCTCGCCGCGCCGTGCTGCGGAATTGCATGCGGCGGTGGTGGATGCCTGTGCGCAGATGAATTTGGCCGCGGACGGGGCAGAGCTGATCAAGTACACCGTCAACGCCGTCTATCGACTGGCGGCGCCCGTCATCGTGCGAGTTGGGTCGGGAGATGTCGGACAGGCCCGCGGTCAGCGATTGGTCGAGGTTGCGCGATGGTTGGCAGACCGCAACGCACCGATAGCGCAACTAGTTGAAGGTGATCAGCCGGTTCATGTCGGCGAGCGATACACGGTGACGTTCTGGCACGAGCTTCCGGTGAAAGAAGATTGGACTGCGCAGGATCTGGTTAGCCCGCTGCGAGCGCTCCATCACCTCGTTCCTGATGAGTCGGTACCTGCATGGGATCCGTTCGAAACGGCTCGGCGTCGGCTGGCCGGCGCCGATCCATCCATTCCATCCGGTGATCTTGCGTGGCTTCGTGACCAGTGGCTCGCGACCGAGCAGGACTACCTGGCGTCAAAGCGTGCGATGCCGATGGGGGTCATTCACGGCGACCCGCACATCGGAAATCTGCTGCTAGACGGAGGTGGGCGGGTCGTGCTGTGCGACCTCGATGAAACTGGAATCGGCCCGCTCGCATGGGATTTGGTTCCGCAAGCAGTTGGGGCGGCGCGATTCAACCGCGCCAGCTTCTATAGCCAGTTCGTCGACGCCTACGGTTCCGATGTCCGCGATGAGCCGTATTGGCCGGTGCTCGCTCGTATCCGCGAACTGATCATGGTCACCAGCGTCCTACCGGATTTGGGTCACCGCCCAGACGTGGCTGCTCAGCATGCTCACCGACTGGCGACACTCCGGTCGGGGCGCACGGCGGCACTGTGGCAGCGGTATCAGTAG
- a CDS encoding helix-turn-helix domain-containing protein, with protein MASREDPDAVAYLVGVELAAYRKRAGRTISEAAKELGCSQAKIHNMENGRNQQRPDEVEQLLTYYGAGRADVDRLCALAGSAVGATWWAPWTDVVPDWLKTFVGLEGLATHEHVYAPQVLPALVQTADYSFAATEGDMRVRPDHYERVAALRQGRQRRITEDDERLVLEVFLEEAALDRPFGGQDVMNDQYRHLLDLSMLENVSLRLLPTSIGRHDAVAGRFVVLQFSEASSIAYIEMLHGAVYVQDPDEVAGYTRVLDKLRACALDPNATAAAIRARIIA; from the coding sequence GTGGCCAGTCGGGAAGACCCAGACGCCGTTGCGTACCTGGTTGGCGTCGAGCTTGCCGCATATCGCAAGCGCGCAGGCAGAACTATCAGCGAAGCCGCGAAGGAACTCGGGTGCTCACAGGCCAAGATCCACAACATGGAGAACGGCCGCAATCAGCAACGCCCCGACGAGGTCGAGCAGCTGCTGACCTACTACGGCGCTGGGCGAGCCGATGTCGATCGTCTATGCGCACTCGCTGGGTCAGCTGTCGGCGCAACCTGGTGGGCACCATGGACGGACGTCGTTCCGGACTGGCTCAAGACCTTCGTCGGCCTCGAAGGGCTTGCGACACACGAACACGTCTACGCGCCACAGGTTTTGCCCGCGCTCGTGCAGACCGCCGACTACAGCTTCGCGGCTACCGAAGGTGACATGCGGGTTCGTCCGGACCATTACGAACGAGTCGCCGCGTTGCGGCAGGGGCGGCAACGCAGGATCACCGAGGATGACGAACGACTGGTGCTCGAGGTCTTCCTGGAGGAAGCGGCACTCGACCGACCATTCGGTGGCCAAGACGTAATGAATGACCAGTACAGGCATCTACTCGACTTGAGCATGCTGGAGAACGTATCGCTGCGCCTTCTGCCGACCAGCATCGGGCGACACGACGCAGTGGCCGGGAGATTCGTTGTCTTGCAATTCAGCGAGGCCAGTTCGATCGCCTACATCGAGATGCTGCACGGCGCGGTGTACGTCCAAGATCCCGATGAAGTCGCTGGGTACACTCGGGTTCTGGACAAACTACGAGCATGCGCGCTCGATCCTAACGCTACTGCGGCGGCGATCCGAGCGCGCATCATCGCATAA
- a CDS encoding DUF397 domain-containing protein: protein MPTPKRAGRRTSTYSDHGSGCVAVDFISDASGTATELVEVTHSKIANSPAILFTPTEWNAWQDEVAADKLANSNGRVSVVVREEHWHVSDNDSNVSLTFNETEWTAFRKGVLDLEFAPDNVFRR, encoded by the coding sequence GTGCCAACCCCGAAGCGCGCCGGCCGCCGAACGAGCACCTACAGTGATCACGGAAGCGGTTGCGTTGCAGTTGATTTCATCAGCGACGCTTCGGGCACGGCGACCGAGCTGGTCGAAGTCACGCACAGCAAGATCGCAAACAGTCCCGCTATTCTGTTCACCCCCACCGAGTGGAACGCATGGCAGGACGAGGTTGCCGCCGACAAACTGGCCAACAGCAACGGCCGTGTGAGTGTTGTTGTACGAGAAGAGCATTGGCATGTCTCCGATAACGACAGCAACGTGTCGCTCACCTTCAACGAAACCGAGTGGACCGCGTTCCGCAAGGGCGTCCTCGACCTAGAGTTCGCCCCGGACAACGTATTCCGTCGGTGA